TTAATAATATTAGTCACTACTTTATTTTTTGATAAAGCAGAGTATTTACCAAAATCCATGTTTTGCTCAATATTATCTATTGAACAGCCATTTTCAATTTTAGCTTGTACTTTAAAACTTGAATTGAGCTGAGGATCTGCTGCATATATAAATTGACTAACAGATAGCAAAAATATTGCTTTAAAATATAAGTATTTCATTTTTCTTAAAACTCAATCGTAATTGGTACTATATCTTTATATTCACCCTTAGATATACGACTACCATCATGGGTTGCTTGACCAAAAATATCGATATTCTTTTTATTATTCATATCATTAAGAATAAAAGCTTCATTTGCTTTAATGACTTGTTTATTTAAACCATAGAGCAAGTTATAAGCAATAAAATCTCTACCATTACTTAAAGCATGATAATAATTTTGTGAAAATGAAGCTGGAATATTACTATCATTATTTCCTGCTCCAAATATTATTTTTACAGTTGAAATACCAGCACACTCGATCTGAAAACCTGAATTACCATTATTAACTAAACTAGCTTCTAAAACCCCTTTAAAAGCTGTGGTAGCTTCACCAAAATCTATAGTTCCAAAATTTAAATTTGTTGCATTATTTTCTACAACATTATTATTAACAGAACAAGAAGGCAATAATTCAATTTGACTAGTTAATTTAGCTCCGATTTCACCCGCATTTACTAAAGAAATTAAAAAATAAGAAATTATAAATGCTGAACCACGATTGAATATCATCTTCCCTCCATTTAAAACAGGTCTACTCATATTTGAGCAAACCTGCTACTCAATTAATTATTTCTTTTTTATATTTAGAAATTTACAGTGACTAATAGAGTATCTTTATAATCGCCTTGTGCTTTTGGTGTACCTGTGTTTGGAGCAATTGCACCGAAAATTGGTACGGCAGTAGCTTGGCCACTTACTGTAGTGAACTGTTGTGGTTGGTTTACAACATAAAGGTTTGTACGTGCAGCATCACGATAAACGTTATATGCAACTACATCAGCAGAAGCAGTATTTTTTAAAGTGCGGTCTGTACGTTCACCACCGTCAATTGCGACTGTAAAATCAACAGGATCTGTTCCGTCACAAGTCACAGAAATATTGCCACCTGTTGCTGCTGAAGCAACTTCAGCTGTTAATACGTTGTTCCAAGTACCGGAAGTTTTACCAAAATTTAAAGTACCAAACTTGTTCATATTTCCTTCAGTTTGACTACCACCTACAGTACAGCCTGTTGAGATATTTAATTTAACGTCAACCTGACCAGTAACAGCTGCTTGAGTATTTACCGCATAACCAGCAACTATTAATGCTGCAAGAAGTGATTTCTGAATGTTTTTCATATTCATAACCTACATATATAATGATTAGATTTGTAGAACAAAATGAATCAAACTCGACAAATAAAATATGGCTAATCTGTTTTATATATAAAACAAACTACCTTTTACTATTGTGTGATTCTCTTCACAATTTAATAACAATTATTTAACTTGTATACATATATTACAAAAAGACTATGTTGAGTTATTTAAAATCAATTTTTTTAATCTTACAAAAACTCCCAATTAAATACCCACCCCTACTTTATTAAAATGGCTAAAAATTAGAAAAAGAAATTATCTTTTTAACGATCATACTTTTTAAATAATTATTCAAATACAATTATTTATACACACAACAAAAACAAGTATTATTTGTTTTTATTAAAATAGGTAACATGACCTATTTTAACCCTACCTAAAGAAATAAAAATAAGTCATTTGACCCATTTTTTAACCATTAATTAGGTCGAATGACCTAGATTAAAAAAATATAGGTCGTTCGACCTAATTTTAGTTTAATAGAATTTAAATATTTTATTTATATTAGGACTTACGCATTGACGGATTCAAAAAAGTATTAAAATACTTTATAAAGTATCTGTGATCAGACGAATTAAACATGCTTCTACAGCAACTTGTACATTACCCATTTATATGGGCTTTCTCATGACAGAACCGAACTCTATTAGCTGCACACAACTTGCCGAGACTTATAATATCTCGCATGATAGTGTAAATCGCTTTCTAGAGCGTGAAGACTACACACCGCACGACCTATATCAAGAATCAATTCAACATATTGATAATAATAAACTTATAGTCAGTATTGATGATACTGTTTTAGATAAACCATATAGTCAACATATGGACTTGGTTAGCTATTTTTGGTCAGGCAAACACCACCGATCCGTCAAGGGTATTAATCTCATTACCTTGTATGCGACAGATCAAAATGGTCAAAATATTCCAATTAATTTCCGAATTTATGACAAATCTGAAAGTAAAACCAAGAATGATTACTTTATGGATATGTTAAGTGAAGTACTCAGTTGGGGTGCAAAGATTCAATTTATTACAGGTGATAGTTGGTATTCATCGACTGGAAATCTAAAAACCATAAGAAAATATGGTATTCGATTTATGTTTGGTATCGACTGTAACCGTAAGGTTTCCCCAGAAAAAGGACAATGGTTTCAACTGCGTTTATTGCCAGATTTCCATCAGGGTCAAGTGGTCTGGCTCAAAGATTTTGGCTTTGTACAATTATTTAAGA
The window above is part of the Acinetobacter baumannii genome. Proteins encoded here:
- a CDS encoding IS701 family transposase — translated: MIRRIKHASTATCTLPIYMGFLMTEPNSISCTQLAETYNISHDSVNRFLEREDYTPHDLYQESIQHIDNNKLIVSIDDTVLDKPYSQHMDLVSYFWSGKHHRSVKGINLITLYATDQNGQNIPINFRIYDKSESKTKNDYFMDMLSEVLSWGAKIQFITGDSWYSSTGNLKTIRKYGIRFMFGIDCNRKVSPEKGQWFQLRLLPDFHQGQVVWLKDFGFVQLFKTQLKEQQRFYIVHQDEDDLLSFEGFHELHSSHWKIEQYHRVIKQVCHIEKFQVRRSKLILNHIFSALMAYVEIQKNQFERIFENVYRWQKKLFRPVIKNFIDDFILDKNHLLPQRIYK
- the csuA gene encoding Csu fimbrial biogenesis protein CsuA; the protein is MIFNRGSAFIISYFLISLVNAGEIGAKLTSQIELLPSCSVNNNVVENNATNLNFGTIDFGEATTAFKGVLEASLVNNGNSGFQIECAGISTVKIIFGAGNNDSNIPASFSQNYYHALSNGRDFIAYNLLYGLNKQVIKANEAFILNDMNNKKNIDIFGQATHDGSRISKGEYKDIVPITIEF
- the csuAB gene encoding Csu fimbrial major subunit CsuAB — protein: MKNIQKSLLAALIVAGYAVNTQAAVTGQVDVKLNISTGCTVGGSQTEGNMNKFGTLNFGKTSGTWNNVLTAEVASAATGGNISVTCDGTDPVDFTVAIDGGERTDRTLKNTASADVVAYNVYRDAARTNLYVVNQPQQFTTVSGQATAVPIFGAIAPNTGTPKAQGDYKDTLLVTVNF